One stretch of Tenacibaculum sp. MAR_2010_89 DNA includes these proteins:
- a CDS encoding RNA-binding S4 domain-containing protein: MRIDKYLWCIRFFKTRSIATDACKKGHIKINGTNLKPSKEIFGNEEIVVRKNQINYKIKVLDIPPSRVGAKLVDLYRKDLTPKEEFEKTELLKYAKDYYRKKGTGRPTKKDRRDIDDYNDGNE, encoded by the coding sequence ATGAGAATTGATAAATATTTGTGGTGTATTAGATTTTTTAAAACACGTAGTATAGCCACAGATGCTTGTAAAAAAGGGCATATAAAAATAAATGGTACTAATTTAAAACCATCTAAAGAAATATTTGGAAATGAAGAAATAGTGGTAAGAAAAAATCAAATTAACTATAAAATTAAGGTTTTAGACATTCCTCCAAGTAGAGTTGGTGCTAAATTAGTTGATTTATACCGTAAAGATTTAACTCCAAAAGAAGAATTTGAAAAAACTGAACTCTTGAAATACGCTAAAGATTATTATAGAAAAAAAGGCACTGGTCGACCAACAAAAAAAGATCGAAGAGATATTGACGATTATAACGATGGTAATGAATAA
- a CDS encoding helix-turn-helix domain-containing protein, protein MAFSSLFLFFFGAIGVFNSFFVSLYFIFYKKSKRLSNKLFGFFLFFLSERAFRSLIYFFSDITPNAYSKFGPVSFLFIGPFLFLYVLSITNRENKILSFWKHHILFWVAVAIIMHIVYPFRTDPIFYKKYILKGINIQWLIYLLLSIKVVYLTIKNSEFGKEKITVKNWWLSLLLTSIFLLWCIYFWISFTYFVVGSIVFSAIFYSFFIFFLFKKKEREQVFYIEKKYLNKKMDSLITNPLIVQLKEFMDAKKPFKNPNLKSSDIANELSISTHQLSQLLNDSIGKSFSNFVNEYRVEEAKQIISSNTKYTLDAIGKESGFNSKSTFYTYFKRVVGVTPSKYREQL, encoded by the coding sequence ATGGCTTTTTCATCACTTTTTTTATTCTTTTTTGGAGCTATAGGTGTTTTTAACAGCTTTTTTGTCAGCTTATATTTTATTTTCTATAAAAAATCAAAGAGATTATCTAATAAGTTATTTGGATTTTTTCTTTTTTTCTTAAGTGAACGGGCTTTTCGTTCATTAATTTATTTTTTTAGTGATATAACTCCAAATGCATATTCTAAATTTGGGCCCGTTTCTTTTCTTTTTATTGGTCCTTTTTTATTCTTATATGTTCTATCAATTACCAATAGAGAAAATAAGATACTTTCATTTTGGAAGCATCATATTTTATTTTGGGTTGCTGTTGCTATTATAATGCATATTGTATATCCATTTAGAACGGATCCAATTTTTTATAAAAAATATATTTTAAAGGGAATAAATATTCAATGGTTAATTTATTTATTACTCTCAATTAAAGTAGTTTATTTAACTATAAAAAATAGTGAATTTGGAAAAGAAAAAATCACTGTTAAAAATTGGTGGTTATCTTTATTATTAACCTCGATATTTCTTTTATGGTGTATTTATTTTTGGATTAGTTTCACCTATTTTGTGGTAGGTTCAATTGTTTTTTCAGCTATTTTTTACTCTTTTTTTATTTTCTTTTTGTTTAAAAAGAAAGAAAGGGAACAGGTTTTTTACATTGAAAAGAAATACTTGAATAAAAAAATGGATAGCTTAATAACTAATCCATTAATAGTTCAACTTAAGGAATTCATGGATGCTAAAAAACCTTTTAAAAATCCTAATTTAAAATCTTCTGATATCGCAAATGAACTTTCTATTTCTACACATCAATTATCACAGCTTTTGAATGATAGTATAGGGAAAAGTTTTTCAAATTTTGTGAATGAATACAGAGTCGAAGAAGCAAAACAAATAATTAGCTCTAATACTAAGTATACTTTAGATGCAATAGGAAAAGAATCAGGATTCAATTCTAAATCAACATTTTATACTTATTTCAAACGAGTAGTTGGAGTTACACCATCAAAATATAGAGAACAATTATAA
- a CDS encoding shikimate kinase has product MRIFFLGYMASGKSTIGKIVAKKYDLPFIDLDDYIEKKENKTVSEIFQSKGEIYFRKKENEYLKELVEAEDNFVLSLGGGTPCYGNNMDLITKSKNTISFYLRASISTIINRLKSEKEQRPLVANLKNEDLNEFVAKHLFERSYFYNQAKHTIAIDTKEIDEICNEIYSLLT; this is encoded by the coding sequence ATGAGAATATTTTTTTTAGGTTATATGGCTAGTGGAAAGTCTACCATAGGTAAAATAGTGGCAAAAAAGTACGATTTGCCATTTATTGACTTAGATGATTACATAGAAAAAAAAGAAAATAAAACGGTTTCAGAAATATTTCAAAGTAAGGGAGAAATTTATTTTAGAAAAAAAGAAAATGAATACCTCAAAGAATTAGTAGAAGCAGAAGATAACTTTGTGTTGTCATTAGGTGGGGGCACTCCTTGCTATGGAAATAACATGGACTTAATTACAAAATCAAAAAACACGATTTCTTTTTACTTAAGAGCTAGTATAAGTACTATTATTAACAGGCTGAAAAGTGAGAAAGAGCAAAGACCCTTAGTTGCAAACCTTAAAAATGAAGATCTTAATGAGTTTGTAGCAAAACATTTATTTGAACGTAGTTATTTTTATAACCAAGCAAAACACACTATAGCTATTGATACTAAAGAAATAGATGAAATATGTAACGAAATCTATAGCTTATTAACTTAA
- a CDS encoding FKBP-type peptidyl-prolyl cis-trans isomerase, which yields MIKIKYFFYILVASIVLYSCGDSGSSVEVFDHAAQEKMDNDTIVKFLKNNYYNVTTDAVEPLKSGETALFDDSKLVTKEIKENDINYKLYYYVITVGDGTPVYNSAGNLLRKKGFPTIMDSVYSRYKGRRILGEKTLGSEFDNNTTWFSLANVITGWTHSFPSFKGGENKTVTNGPITYDKGGKGVLFIPSGLAYRNISRPGIPANSVLLFYIELWDTVENTDQDNDTVASIFEDPDGDGNPKNDDTDKDGVANYLDVDDDGDGILTKYEDKNKDGDPRNDFSDPNNPTIPDYLNRSIRYSKE from the coding sequence ATGATAAAAATTAAATATTTTTTTTACATACTTGTAGCTAGTATTGTATTATATTCATGTGGAGATAGTGGTTCTAGTGTTGAAGTCTTTGATCATGCAGCACAAGAGAAGATGGATAATGACACAATAGTAAAGTTTTTGAAAAACAATTATTATAATGTAACTACTGATGCTGTAGAACCTTTAAAATCTGGAGAAACAGCACTTTTTGATGATTCTAAGTTAGTAACAAAAGAGATAAAAGAGAATGATATAAATTATAAGTTATATTATTATGTAATTACTGTTGGTGATGGTACTCCTGTATATAACAGTGCTGGAAACTTACTTAGAAAAAAAGGTTTTCCAACAATCATGGACTCAGTTTACTCTAGATATAAAGGAAGAAGAATATTAGGAGAGAAAACTTTAGGTAGTGAATTCGATAACAATACAACATGGTTTTCACTAGCTAACGTAATAACTGGATGGACTCATAGTTTCCCTAGTTTCAAAGGAGGAGAAAATAAAACTGTAACTAATGGACCAATAACATATGATAAAGGAGGTAAAGGAGTTTTATTTATCCCTTCAGGGTTAGCGTATAGAAATATAAGTAGACCAGGAATTCCAGCAAATTCAGTTTTATTATTTTATATTGAACTATGGGATACTGTAGAAAATACTGATCAAGATAATGACACTGTTGCTTCTATTTTTGAAGATCCAGATGGAGATGGAAATCCAAAAAATGATGATACGGATAAGGATGGAGTAGCTAATTATTTAGATGTAGATGATGATGGTGATGGTATTTTAACTAAATATGAAGATAAAAATAAGGATGGTGATCCTAGAAATGATTTTAGTGATCCAAATAATCCTACAATACCAGATTATTTAAATAGAAGTATACGATACTCTAAAGAATAA
- a CDS encoding carboxypeptidase-like regulatory domain-containing protein — MQKRHFITLFLLFLSFIAIAQNTPNDKLKGQIIDTESKKSLSAAHILNLNTVIGTITNEKGLFELTAKANDTVLVSFLGYSSIKLKVTNDLLKGNEVIISLTEKAEEVKEIVIKSTKLIGVLEVDVKQVPKDKFTRIHINGISQTYEVGRPKKISSPLAKLLNPVDLVYNLFGKKPKQLKKLQKLKKEDGLRKMLAGKFDREVMMEYLEMDRSELNKLLSDCDYSEYFIKKASDLQLIEAVLNCYENYKALKKGKIERNRIPEKTDLKQ, encoded by the coding sequence ATGCAAAAAAGACATTTTATTACATTATTCTTATTGTTTTTATCATTTATAGCAATAGCTCAAAATACTCCTAACGATAAACTAAAAGGGCAAATTATAGATACTGAGTCGAAAAAATCATTAAGTGCCGCACATATTTTAAATCTTAATACAGTAATTGGTACAATTACAAATGAAAAAGGTTTATTTGAACTTACGGCTAAAGCAAATGATACTGTTTTAGTTTCATTTTTAGGGTACTCATCTATAAAGCTAAAAGTTACTAATGATTTACTAAAAGGGAATGAAGTAATTATTTCATTAACTGAAAAAGCTGAGGAAGTAAAAGAAATAGTTATAAAATCTACTAAACTAATTGGAGTTTTAGAAGTAGATGTTAAACAAGTTCCGAAAGATAAATTTACAAGAATACACATTAATGGAATATCACAAACCTATGAAGTTGGTCGTCCTAAAAAAATAAGCTCTCCGTTAGCAAAATTATTAAACCCAGTAGATCTAGTTTATAATTTATTTGGAAAAAAACCTAAACAATTAAAAAAGCTTCAAAAACTTAAAAAAGAAGATGGCTTACGTAAAATGTTAGCTGGGAAATTTGATAGAGAAGTAATGATGGAATACTTAGAGATGGATCGATCAGAGTTAAATAAATTACTTTCTGACTGTGATTATTCTGAGTATTTTATAAAAAAAGCAAGTGATTTACAATTAATTGAAGCTGTTTTAAATTGTTACGAAAATTATAAAGCCCTTAAAAAAGGTAAGATAGAAAGAAATAGAATACCTGAAAAAACAGATTTAAAGCAGTAA
- a CDS encoding phosphoribosyltransferase domain-containing protein, with protein METKNNIILNNVQIEQKIKRIAYQIYESNSNEKEIVIAGITLNGFLFAKKLATALSKISSIEVLLCEVSINKKKPINSVTTSLTSNEYKNKALVLVDDVLNSGTTLIYGVNHFLQVPLKRFKTAVLVNRNHKKYPVKADFKGISLSTSIKEHVVVEFKDNETIAYLS; from the coding sequence ATGGAAACAAAAAATAATATTATACTTAATAATGTTCAAATTGAACAAAAAATAAAAAGAATTGCTTATCAAATATATGAGAGTAATAGTAATGAAAAAGAAATAGTTATTGCCGGAATTACACTAAACGGATTTCTTTTTGCTAAAAAACTAGCTACTGCCTTATCAAAAATTTCGTCTATTGAAGTGTTATTATGTGAAGTTTCTATTAATAAAAAGAAACCTATTAATTCAGTTACTACTTCTTTAACATCTAATGAATATAAAAATAAAGCATTAGTATTAGTTGATGATGTTTTAAACTCTGGTACTACTTTAATTTATGGTGTAAATCATTTTTTACAAGTTCCACTTAAAAGATTTAAAACTGCAGTTTTGGTGAATAGAAATCATAAAAAATACCCAGTTAAAGCAGATTTTAAAGGAATATCATTATCAACTTCAATAAAAGAACATGTTGTTGTTGAATTTAAGGACAATGAAACTATAGCTTATTTAAGTTAA
- a CDS encoding cytochrome P450, producing the protein MATTNKSITTLNDLKTPKGSFLLGNLKDFKKKNKHRILEKWAKDFGNLYTIKLGPLKVLVSADLEINNTVLKQRPENFRRLSKIDEVFVEMGFHTVFNAEGEHWKKQRKPVTEALNVKKVKGYYPIIQEKTQNLLSKINTYTTSNQSIEILNDFIAFTIDVTTEIAFGYKLNTINNKKDSFQNHLELIFPMINDRITAPFPIWRFFPSKKDKQLKSSLKSIEKIIYDFIKDAKNRLKNNQELRDNPSNFLEALLIESEKEDTVFDEKTLYGNVIAMLLAGEDTTSNTLAWTLFYLGQHPEFVQKIRDEANSVYNSSTPENYDQIASLKYTNAVIQEAIRLKPTTPILFFQANKDVIINNLSIAKDTSIILQNSFTSMQEENFTNPESFSPNRWIKSECPYQNHTPKAVKAFGGGSRLCPGMHLSLIEMTTAISSICKQFDINLEGKPTDIQENFAFTVHPENLKVKFKSANTN; encoded by the coding sequence ATGGCAACAACTAACAAGTCAATTACTACTTTGAATGATTTAAAAACGCCTAAAGGGAGTTTTTTATTAGGTAACTTAAAAGACTTTAAGAAAAAAAATAAGCACAGAATTTTAGAAAAATGGGCAAAAGATTTTGGTAATCTTTACACTATAAAATTAGGTCCCCTAAAAGTTCTTGTCTCTGCTGATTTAGAAATTAATAATACCGTTTTAAAACAGAGACCTGAAAACTTCAGACGTCTTTCTAAAATTGATGAAGTTTTTGTTGAAATGGGGTTTCATACAGTTTTTAATGCTGAAGGTGAGCATTGGAAAAAACAACGTAAGCCAGTTACAGAAGCCTTAAATGTAAAAAAAGTTAAAGGCTACTACCCTATTATTCAAGAAAAAACACAGAATTTACTTTCTAAAATAAACACATACACAACATCAAATCAATCCATTGAAATTTTAAATGATTTCATAGCTTTTACTATTGATGTTACTACTGAAATAGCTTTTGGATATAAATTAAATACAATTAATAATAAGAAAGATAGTTTTCAAAATCATTTAGAACTTATTTTTCCAATGATAAATGATAGAATAACAGCTCCTTTTCCTATATGGCGATTTTTCCCTTCTAAAAAAGATAAACAACTTAAAAGTTCACTTAAATCAATTGAAAAAATTATTTACGACTTTATTAAGGATGCAAAGAATAGATTAAAAAACAATCAAGAATTACGTGATAATCCATCAAATTTTTTAGAAGCCTTATTAATTGAAAGTGAAAAAGAAGATACCGTTTTTGATGAAAAAACATTGTATGGTAATGTAATAGCAATGCTTTTAGCTGGAGAAGATACTACTTCTAATACCTTAGCATGGACTTTGTTCTATTTAGGTCAACACCCTGAATTTGTTCAAAAAATTAGAGATGAAGCTAATAGCGTATATAACTCTTCAACACCTGAAAATTATGATCAAATTGCTTCACTAAAATATACAAATGCAGTAATTCAAGAAGCTATAAGGTTAAAACCAACAACTCCTATATTATTTTTCCAAGCAAATAAAGATGTTATTATAAACAATTTGTCCATTGCTAAAGACACTAGCATCATTCTACAAAATAGTTTTACTTCAATGCAAGAAGAGAATTTTACTAATCCTGAAAGTTTTTCACCTAACAGATGGATTAAATCTGAATGTCCATATCAAAATCATACACCAAAAGCTGTTAAAGCTTTTGGTGGTGGTTCAAGACTTTGCCCTGGAATGCATTTATCTTTAATAGAAATGACTACTGCTATTTCTAGTATTTGTAAACAATTTGATATTAACTTAGAAGGAAAGCCTACTGATATACAAGAAAACTTTGCTTTTACAGTTCATCCTGAAAACTTAAAAGTAAAATTTAAAAGCGCAAATACTAATTAG
- the purL gene encoding phosphoribosylformylglycinamidine synthase — translation MIHFFGNVNGKIFAVQTTEELTTETTSKLTWLFGNQSKINTASLDAFFVGPRAAMITPWSTNAVEITQNMGITGILRIEEFEAVSPDFSDFDPMISQKFNGLHQETFTIDIQPEPIIEIEDINTYNKQEGLALSSEEVEYLEGVAVKIGRKLTDSEVFGFSQVNSEHCRHKIFNGTFVIDGEEMPTSLFKLIKETSKQHPNDIVSAYKDNVAFVKGPKVEQFAPKSADKPDFYETSEFDSVISLKAETHNFPTTVEPFNGAATGAGGEIRDRLAGGKGSLPLAGTAVYMTSYSRLEENRPWEQAMDERKWLYQTPMDILIKASNGASDFGNKFGQPLICGSVLTFEHEEEARKLGFDKVIMQAGGIGYGKNEQALKDTPKEGDKIVILGGENYRIGMGGAAVSSADTGEFASGIELNAVQRSNPEMQKRAANAVRGMVESDENFIVSIHDHGAGGHLNCLSELVEDTGGKIDLDKLPVGDPTLSNKEIIGNESQERMGLVISEKHIETLNKIADRERSPMYTVGDVTGNDRFTFESKTNGNKPMDLALEDMFGSSPKTIMNDKTIIRNYEELNYSKENFQSYLTQVLQLEAVACKDWLTNKVDRCVGGKVAKQQCVGSLQIPLNNVGVMALDYKGKEGVATSIGHSPISGLINPEAGSKNSIAEALTNIVWAPLKDGLQSVSLSANWMWPCKNEGEDARLYKAVKAISEFSIDLGINVPTGKDSLSMKQKYPNEEVISPGTVVISAGANCNDISKVVEPVLKPNKGNIYYINLSQDSFKLGGSSFAQVVNKIGNSTPTITNNEFFKSTFNVIQNLIKEGKIVAGHDVASGGLITTLLELCFANVNIGANLDVSSLNETDSIKLLFSENSGIVFQSIDSSVEKVLAENNIEFFNIGSVTESDRLNIKNGTDVFALSISELRDTWYKTSYLLDNKQTANGLAKNRFDNYKNQPLQYTFPKYFTGKLEDVVDLKNSTTKKPIAAIIREKGSNSEREMANAMYLAGFDVKDIHMTDLISGRENLEGIQFIGAVGGFSNSDVLGSAKGWAGAFLYNEKANTALKNFFSRKDTLSVGICNGAQLWMELDLINPDHKVHGKLIHNDSKKHESSFTSVKIQENNSVMLSSLVGSELGVWISHGEGKFNLPEAEENYHIVAKYGYEGYPNNPNGSDYNTAMMCDKTGRHLVTMPHIERSTFQWNWANYPENRQDEVSPWLEAFVNARKWIENQK, via the coding sequence ATGATTCATTTCTTTGGAAACGTAAACGGTAAAATATTTGCTGTTCAAACAACAGAAGAATTAACTACAGAAACAACTTCAAAACTTACTTGGTTATTTGGCAACCAATCTAAAATAAACACGGCGTCTCTTGACGCCTTTTTTGTTGGTCCAAGAGCAGCTATGATTACTCCTTGGAGTACTAATGCTGTTGAAATTACTCAAAATATGGGGATAACTGGGATATTAAGAATAGAAGAATTTGAAGCTGTTTCTCCTGATTTTTCAGATTTTGACCCTATGATTTCTCAAAAGTTCAATGGTTTACATCAAGAAACCTTTACTATTGATATTCAACCAGAACCAATAATAGAAATCGAAGATATTAATACCTATAATAAACAAGAAGGTTTAGCTTTAAGTTCTGAAGAAGTTGAGTACTTAGAAGGTGTAGCTGTTAAAATAGGAAGGAAATTAACGGATTCTGAGGTTTTCGGATTTTCGCAAGTAAATTCAGAACACTGTCGTCATAAAATATTCAATGGTACTTTTGTTATTGATGGAGAAGAGATGCCTACTTCTTTATTTAAGTTAATTAAAGAAACATCAAAGCAACATCCTAATGACATTGTTTCAGCATATAAAGATAATGTAGCATTTGTAAAAGGGCCTAAAGTTGAACAATTTGCACCTAAAAGTGCTGACAAACCAGATTTTTATGAAACATCAGAATTCGATTCTGTAATTTCATTAAAAGCTGAAACTCATAACTTCCCTACTACAGTTGAGCCTTTTAACGGTGCTGCAACCGGAGCTGGTGGTGAAATTAGAGATAGATTAGCCGGAGGAAAAGGATCTTTACCTTTAGCAGGAACTGCTGTTTATATGACTTCTTATTCTCGTTTAGAAGAAAATCGTCCATGGGAGCAAGCAATGGATGAGCGTAAATGGTTATATCAAACTCCAATGGATATTTTAATCAAAGCATCTAATGGTGCTTCTGACTTTGGAAATAAATTTGGGCAACCATTAATTTGTGGTTCAGTATTAACTTTCGAACATGAAGAAGAAGCTCGAAAATTAGGGTTTGATAAAGTTATTATGCAAGCTGGAGGTATTGGATATGGAAAAAATGAGCAAGCATTAAAAGACACTCCTAAAGAAGGTGATAAAATAGTTATTCTTGGTGGTGAAAATTACCGTATAGGTATGGGAGGAGCAGCTGTTTCTTCTGCTGATACTGGTGAATTTGCTTCAGGAATAGAATTAAACGCCGTACAACGTTCTAATCCTGAAATGCAAAAACGTGCAGCAAATGCTGTTCGTGGAATGGTTGAGAGTGATGAGAACTTTATTGTATCAATTCACGATCATGGTGCTGGTGGGCATTTAAATTGTTTATCTGAATTAGTGGAAGATACTGGAGGTAAGATAGATTTAGATAAACTTCCTGTTGGTGACCCTACCTTATCAAATAAAGAAATTATTGGTAATGAGTCTCAAGAACGTATGGGATTAGTTATTTCTGAAAAACATATAGAGACATTAAATAAAATAGCCGATCGCGAACGTTCTCCAATGTATACAGTTGGTGATGTTACTGGTAATGATCGTTTTACTTTTGAATCTAAAACTAATGGTAATAAACCAATGGATTTAGCTTTAGAAGACATGTTTGGTAGTTCTCCTAAAACAATTATGAATGATAAAACCATTATTCGTAATTATGAAGAATTAAATTATTCAAAAGAAAATTTCCAATCTTATTTAACTCAAGTTTTACAATTAGAAGCTGTAGCCTGTAAAGATTGGTTAACTAACAAAGTAGACCGTTGTGTTGGTGGTAAAGTAGCTAAGCAACAATGTGTTGGTTCTTTGCAAATCCCTTTAAACAATGTTGGTGTAATGGCCTTAGATTATAAAGGTAAAGAAGGAGTAGCAACTTCTATAGGTCATTCTCCTATTTCTGGGCTAATAAATCCAGAAGCTGGAAGTAAAAATTCAATAGCTGAAGCTTTAACAAATATAGTTTGGGCTCCACTTAAAGACGGCTTACAATCTGTTTCATTATCTGCAAACTGGATGTGGCCTTGTAAAAATGAAGGTGAAGATGCTCGTTTATATAAAGCTGTAAAAGCAATTTCTGAATTTTCTATTGATTTAGGTATTAATGTTCCTACTGGGAAAGATTCTTTATCAATGAAACAGAAATACCCTAATGAAGAAGTAATTTCTCCAGGTACAGTTGTAATTTCTGCAGGTGCAAATTGTAATGATATTAGTAAAGTAGTTGAACCTGTTTTAAAACCAAACAAAGGAAATATTTACTATATTAACTTATCTCAAGACTCTTTTAAATTAGGGGGTAGTTCATTTGCTCAAGTTGTTAATAAAATAGGGAACTCCACTCCTACTATTACTAATAATGAATTCTTTAAGTCTACATTTAATGTTATTCAAAATTTAATTAAAGAAGGCAAAATTGTTGCAGGTCATGATGTAGCATCTGGTGGTTTAATAACTACATTGTTAGAATTGTGTTTTGCAAATGTTAATATTGGAGCTAATTTAGATGTATCATCTTTAAACGAAACTGATAGTATTAAACTTTTATTTTCTGAAAATTCAGGTATCGTATTTCAATCTATTGACTCTTCTGTAGAAAAAGTATTAGCTGAAAATAATATAGAGTTCTTTAATATTGGTTCAGTAACTGAATCTGATAGATTAAATATTAAAAATGGAACTGATGTTTTTGCTCTATCTATTTCTGAATTAAGAGATACTTGGTATAAAACATCATATTTATTAGATAATAAGCAAACTGCTAATGGCTTAGCTAAAAACCGTTTTGACAACTATAAAAATCAACCATTACAATACACTTTCCCTAAATATTTTACAGGAAAACTTGAAGATGTTGTTGATTTAAAAAATAGTACAACAAAAAAACCTATAGCTGCTATTATACGTGAAAAAGGATCTAACTCTGAACGTGAAATGGCAAATGCTATGTATTTAGCAGGTTTTGATGTTAAAGATATTCATATGACCGATTTAATTTCTGGTCGTGAAAACCTTGAAGGTATTCAATTTATAGGTGCAGTTGGTGGTTTCTCAAATTCAGATGTTTTAGGTTCTGCTAAAGGATGGGCTGGAGCATTCTTATATAATGAAAAAGCAAATACAGCTTTAAAGAATTTCTTTAGTAGAAAAGATACCTTATCTGTTGGTATTTGTAATGGAGCTCAATTATGGATGGAGTTAGATTTAATTAACCCTGATCATAAAGTACATGGTAAATTGATTCATAATGATTCAAAAAAACACGAAAGTTCATTTACTTCTGTAAAAATTCAAGAAAATAATTCTGTGATGCTATCTTCTTTAGTAGGGTCAGAACTTGGTGTATGGATTTCTCATGGTGAAGGTAAATTCAATTTACCTGAAGCTGAAGAAAACTATCATATTGTAGCAAAATACGGATATGAAGGATATCCTAATAATCCTAATGGTTCCGACTATAATACAGCAATGATGTGTGATAAAACTGGACGACACTTGGTAACAATGCCTCATATTGAACGCTCTACATTCCAATGGAATTGGGCTAATTATCCTGAAAATAGGCAAGATGAAGTATCTCCATGGCTAGAAGCATTTGTAAATGCTAGAAAATGGATTGAAAACCAAAAATAA
- a CDS encoding cold-shock protein has translation MAKSQQTFNKAEKEKKRLKKREDKRKKMEARKAEAKESDKKGIEFAYVDIYGNLTDTPPDPAQRVQVDAESIQISIPKTLDIDKEDIDPVRKGKVSFFDSSKGFGFIIDSLDQQKYFTHVSGLIDEITENDKVSFELEKGMKGMNAVRVKKI, from the coding sequence ATGGCAAAATCGCAACAGACATTTAACAAAGCTGAAAAAGAAAAGAAACGTTTAAAAAAACGAGAAGATAAGAGAAAGAAGATGGAAGCTCGAAAAGCTGAAGCTAAGGAGAGTGACAAAAAAGGAATTGAATTTGCCTATGTAGATATTTATGGTAATCTTACAGATACACCACCAGATCCTGCACAAAGGGTTCAAGTTGATGCAGAAAGCATACAAATTAGCATACCTAAAACATTAGATATTGATAAAGAAGATATTGATCCTGTTAGAAAAGGAAAAGTATCATTTTTTGATTCTTCTAAAGGTTTTGGGTTTATTATAGATTCATTAGATCAGCAAAAATATTTTACGCACGTTAGTGGTTTAATTGATGAAATAACTGAAAATGATAAAGTTTCTTTCGAATTAGAAAAAGGTATGAAAGGAATGAATGCTGTTCGCGTTAAAAAAATATAA